The Hyphomicrobiales bacterium genome has a window encoding:
- a CDS encoding Branched-chain amino acid ABC transporter permease yields the protein MRLRRSVHRLNVTAMTLVLEQLLNGLQFGVMLFLLAAGLTLIFGIMGVINLAHGSLYMVGAYAAAFAAAQTGSFLIAVLAGLTAAAVTGMVMELVVLRRLYARDHLDQVLATFALILIFNQSVTLLFGRQPLFVSVPPALNGSVQLLPGLTYPVYRLAIIAVGLLVALGLYLLINRTRVGMLVRAGATHREMVRALGVDIRLLYTAVFGLGALLAGLAGLMAGPILAVQVGMGEQILIMTFVVVVIGGVGSIRGAFFGALIVGLVDTSLRAFMPGLLRQVMTGPEADALGAGLASMGIYLLMAIVLLVRPKGLFPAHV from the coding sequence GTGCGGCTCCGTAGAAGTGTGCACCGCCTGAATGTGACAGCGATGACGCTCGTTCTCGAACAATTGCTCAACGGTCTGCAGTTCGGCGTGATGCTGTTCCTGCTCGCAGCCGGGCTGACGCTGATCTTCGGCATCATGGGCGTGATCAACCTCGCCCATGGTTCGCTCTACATGGTCGGTGCCTATGCCGCCGCCTTCGCGGCGGCGCAAACCGGCTCCTTCCTCATCGCCGTGCTGGCAGGGCTGACCGCCGCCGCCGTCACCGGCATGGTGATGGAGCTCGTCGTGCTGCGCCGGCTCTATGCCCGCGATCATCTCGACCAGGTTCTGGCAACCTTCGCGCTGATCCTGATCTTCAACCAGAGCGTGACGCTGCTCTTCGGCCGCCAGCCGCTCTTCGTCTCAGTGCCCCCCGCGCTGAACGGCTCGGTCCAGCTCCTGCCCGGCCTGACCTATCCGGTCTATCGCCTCGCCATCATCGCGGTCGGACTTCTGGTCGCGCTGGGCTTGTATCTCCTGATTAACCGCACCCGCGTCGGCATGCTGGTGCGCGCCGGCGCCACGCATCGCGAGATGGTGCGGGCGCTCGGCGTCGACATCCGCCTGCTCTATACCGCCGTCTTCGGGCTCGGCGCCCTGCTCGCCGGCCTCGCCGGACTGATGGCCGGGCCGATCCTCGCCGTGCAGGTCGGCATGGGCGAGCAGATCCTGATCATGACCTTCGTCGTGGTGGTGATCGGCGGCGTCGGCTCGATCCGCGGCGCCTTCTTCGGCGCGCTGATCGTCGGCTTGGTCGACACCTCGCTGCGCGCCTTCATGCCCGGCCTGCTGCGCCAGGTCATGACCGGCCCGGAGGCCGATGCGCTCGGCGCCGGCCTCGCCTCGATGGGGATTTATCTGCTCATGGCGATCGTGCTGCTCGTGCGGCCCAAGGGACTGTTCCCCGCCCATGTCTGA
- a CDS encoding ABC transporter substrate-binding protein: protein MKLRGLLFGIAATLAASTALAQQPVKIGMITTLSGPGGYLGQDIRDAFKLAIDMEGGKLGGVPVELVVEDDALKPGQGKQIAEKMLKTDGIKIMTGIVFSNVAGATVPDIVDSGALYVSPNAGPSNFAGKECSENYFVVSWQNDSLHESAGQYATNLGYKKAFILAPNYQAGKDALTGFKRLFKGEVVGEVYTRLDQTDFAPEMAQIRAANPDVVFQFHPGGLGIAFLRQYQQAGLLGKTPMVLAEPSLDATTLKAVGDAALGLSVTAHWNTDFDNAANKKFVEAWTKAYNRVPTYYASQGYDTALAIASALKATGGKTDVAALRKALAKADFQSVRGSFKFGPNQHPVQDWYSLKVEKAADGTPVLKTTGKVLSNHSDVYAKDCKL, encoded by the coding sequence ATGAAACTGCGCGGATTGCTCTTCGGCATCGCGGCCACGCTGGCAGCGTCCACGGCGCTGGCCCAGCAGCCGGTCAAGATCGGCATGATCACCACGCTTTCGGGTCCCGGCGGCTATCTCGGCCAGGACATCCGCGACGCCTTCAAGCTCGCGATCGACATGGAGGGCGGCAAGCTCGGCGGCGTGCCGGTCGAGCTCGTCGTCGAGGATGACGCGCTCAAGCCCGGTCAGGGCAAGCAGATCGCCGAGAAGATGCTGAAGACCGACGGCATCAAGATCATGACCGGCATCGTCTTCTCGAACGTCGCCGGTGCGACCGTACCGGACATCGTCGATTCCGGCGCGCTCTATGTCAGCCCCAATGCCGGCCCGTCGAACTTTGCCGGCAAGGAATGCAGCGAGAACTATTTCGTCGTCTCCTGGCAGAATGACAGCCTGCATGAGAGCGCCGGTCAGTACGCGACCAATCTCGGCTACAAGAAGGCCTTCATCCTCGCCCCGAACTACCAGGCCGGCAAGGACGCGCTGACCGGCTTCAAGCGCCTGTTCAAGGGCGAGGTCGTCGGCGAGGTCTATACCCGCCTCGACCAGACCGACTTCGCCCCCGAGATGGCGCAGATCCGCGCCGCCAATCCCGATGTCGTCTTCCAGTTCCATCCGGGTGGCCTCGGCATCGCCTTCCTGCGCCAGTATCAGCAGGCCGGCCTGCTCGGAAAGACTCCGATGGTGCTGGCGGAGCCCTCGCTCGACGCCACCACGCTGAAGGCCGTCGGCGACGCCGCGCTCGGCCTCAGCGTCACCGCGCACTGGAACACGGACTTCGACAACGCCGCCAACAAGAAGTTCGTTGAGGCCTGGACCAAGGCCTACAACCGCGTGCCGACCTACTACGCCAGCCAAGGTTACGACACCGCGCTCGCCATCGCCTCCGCGCTGAAGGCGACCGGCGGCAAGACCGACGTGGCCGCGCTGCGCAAGGCTCTCGCCAAGGCGGACTTCCAGTCGGTGCGCGGGTCCTTCAAGTTCGGCCCGAACCAGCACCCGGTGCAGGATTGGTATTCGCTCAAGGTCGAGAAGGCCGCCGACGGCACGCCGGTCCTGAAGACCACCGGCAAGGTGCTGAGCAACCACAGCGACGTCTACGCCAAGGACTGCAAGCTCTGA
- a CDS encoding hypothetical protein (Evidence 5 : Unknown function), which yields MRHLAPRQGTAGGLGCPLTTPHRKAVSPSSGLHAGITDEAALPPDRGTAILYENTHERGGAETPRRTISEA from the coding sequence TTGCGGCACCTTGCACCCCGGCAAGGAACCGCCGGCGGGCTGGGTTGCCCTCTGACGACGCCACACCGAAAGGCGGTCTCCCCTTCCAGCGGACTCCATGCTGGAATAACGGACGAGGCCGCCTTGCCTCCCGACCGGGGCACGGCGATCCTGTACGAGAACACGCATGAGCGCGGCGGCGCAGAAACGCCGCGTCGAACCATCTCAGAGGCATGA
- the nbaC gene encoding 3-hydroxyanthranilate 3,4-dioxygenase, producing the protein MATEGRLKAFNFNKWIEEHKHLLKPPVGNQQVWKDADLMVTVVGGPNQRTDYHDDPVEEFFYQLKGDMLLKLHDKSTGEFYDVPIREGEIFLLPPHIRHSPQRPQEGSIGLVIEPARPEGALDAVEWYCFECQGLVHRAEVDLESIVDDLPPLYRAFYGDEKARTCPHCGTLHPGKEPPAGWVAL; encoded by the coding sequence ATGGCGACCGAAGGACGGCTGAAGGCCTTCAACTTCAACAAGTGGATCGAGGAGCACAAGCACCTGCTCAAGCCGCCGGTCGGCAACCAGCAGGTTTGGAAGGATGCCGATCTGATGGTCACGGTCGTGGGCGGCCCCAACCAGAGGACCGACTATCACGACGACCCGGTGGAAGAGTTCTTCTACCAGCTCAAGGGCGACATGTTGCTGAAGCTTCATGACAAGAGCACCGGCGAATTTTACGACGTACCGATCCGCGAGGGCGAGATCTTCTTGCTGCCTCCACATATCAGGCACTCGCCGCAGCGACCGCAGGAAGGTTCGATCGGCCTGGTCATCGAGCCCGCCCGCCCCGAGGGCGCGCTGGACGCCGTCGAATGGTATTGCTTCGAGTGCCAAGGGCTCGTCCATCGCGCCGAGGTCGATCTGGAGTCGATCGTCGACGACCTGCCCCCGCTCTACCGCGCCTTCTACGGTGACGAGAAGGCCCGCACCTGTCCCCATTGCGGCACCTTGCACCCCGGCAAGGAACCGCCGGCGGGCTGGGTTGCCCTCTGA
- a CDS encoding Dihydrodipicolinate synthase translates to MNYAKKDAKAYARAHMKGIWAAALAPFTDTLAIDEDGFRQNIRHWLDDLKIDGLFIAGKQGEFFAMSIEERKRSFELAVEASAERGQTIMSCSDQNMDVVIDLARHAQKVGADYIVVHAPILHFFKAQDETVYEYYRTIAEKVDIGIALWSHPDSGYLLSPQLCNKLADIENVVAIKYSVPRPMYAELTRLAGDRILVSTASEEEWLDNVLELGWQLYLCSSPPYLIQTANDLRMREYTDLAFRGEAEKARAIRDSLDPVREALRGTRPAEKPHAHQKYWQELLGQVGGRVRPPMLELTEREKASTRAAFERCGLGAGKPLAKVG, encoded by the coding sequence ATGAACTACGCGAAGAAAGACGCCAAGGCTTATGCCCGCGCCCATATGAAGGGCATCTGGGCCGCGGCGCTGGCTCCCTTCACCGATACGCTCGCGATCGACGAGGACGGCTTCAGGCAGAACATCCGCCACTGGCTCGACGATCTGAAGATCGACGGCCTGTTCATCGCCGGCAAGCAGGGCGAGTTCTTCGCGATGTCGATCGAGGAGCGCAAGCGCAGCTTCGAGCTGGCGGTCGAGGCTTCCGCCGAGCGGGGGCAGACGATCATGTCCTGCTCCGACCAGAATATGGATGTGGTGATCGATCTCGCCCGCCATGCCCAGAAGGTCGGCGCCGACTACATCGTCGTCCACGCGCCGATCCTGCATTTCTTCAAGGCGCAGGACGAGACGGTCTACGAGTACTATCGGACCATCGCCGAGAAGGTCGATATCGGCATCGCGCTCTGGAGCCATCCGGATTCGGGCTACCTGCTCTCGCCGCAGCTCTGCAACAAGCTCGCCGACATCGAGAACGTCGTCGCGATCAAGTACAGCGTGCCGCGGCCGATGTATGCCGAACTGACGCGGCTGGCCGGCGACCGCATCCTGGTCAGCACGGCTTCCGAGGAGGAATGGCTCGACAACGTCCTCGAGCTCGGCTGGCAGCTCTATCTCTGCTCCTCGCCGCCCTATCTCATCCAGACGGCGAACGATTTGCGCATGCGCGAATATACCGATCTCGCCTTCCGCGGCGAGGCCGAGAAGGCCCGCGCGATCCGCGACAGCCTGGACCCGGTGCGCGAGGCTTTGCGCGGCACGCGGCCGGCGGAGAAACCGCATGCGCACCAGAAATACTGGCAGGAGCTGCTCGGCCAGGTCGGCGGGCGCGTCCGGCCGCCGATGCTGGAGCTGACCGAACGAGAGAAAGCCTCGACACGCGCTGCTTTCGAGCGCTGCGGGCTCGGAGCCGGCAAGCCATTGGCCAAAGTCGGCTGA
- a CDS encoding hypothetical protein (Evidence 5 : Unknown function), whose protein sequence is MMLPSRVPVRRHPYPIGAMGNDGMTGGVYGNSQHSYEFGTCPYKSARRPGRRAGSNAVSGRSCERRPFSAAGSGYRSGGA, encoded by the coding sequence GTGATGTTGCCGTCCCGCGTGCCCGTCAGGCGCCACCCCTATCCGATCGGGGCGATGGGGAATGATGGCATGACAGGCGGGGTATACGGCAACTCGCAACATTCGTATGAATTCGGAACCTGTCCTTATAAATCAGCCCGCCGGCCGGGAAGGCGGGCGGGCTCGAACGCGGTTTCCGGGCGGAGCTGCGAGCGCCGCCCGTTTTCTGCTGCCGGTTCGGGCTATCGCAGCGGCGGCGCGTAG
- the aapJ gene encoding General L-amino acid-binding periplasmic protein AapJ — protein sequence MSKASWFRLPGLAAGAVLGAALAAPAGAGTLDTVKQRGTLQCGVSEGVLGFSAKDAQGQWSGFDVDFCRAVAAAVLGDATKVAFTPLSASERFDALKGGKVDLLARNSTWTLGREAELGLAFAGITYHDGQGFLAKRALKVDSALSLDKAKICVETGTTTQLNLADFFKANSMTYEEKAYPSAAEAFAAFEGGQCDVLTRDQSALHGERLRLAKPGDAVVLPDVISKEPLGPVVRADDFPWFNVVKWVNFAVINAEELGISAANIDEALKSQKPDVRRFTGAEGGFGKAMGLDADWAVRAVKASGNYAEVYERNLGTGSKLGIPRGLNQLWSMGGVLYAPPLR from the coding sequence ATGTCGAAGGCCTCATGGTTTCGCCTGCCCGGCCTTGCCGCCGGCGCCGTCCTCGGCGCCGCGCTGGCAGCCCCGGCAGGCGCCGGCACACTCGATACGGTGAAGCAGCGCGGCACGCTCCAGTGCGGCGTCAGCGAAGGCGTTCTCGGCTTCTCGGCCAAGGATGCCCAGGGTCAGTGGAGCGGTTTCGATGTCGATTTCTGCCGCGCCGTCGCCGCGGCCGTCCTCGGCGACGCGACCAAGGTCGCCTTCACGCCGCTCTCCGCCAGCGAGCGCTTCGATGCGCTGAAGGGCGGCAAGGTCGACCTGCTGGCGCGCAACTCGACCTGGACGCTCGGGCGCGAGGCCGAGCTGGGGCTGGCCTTCGCCGGCATCACCTATCACGACGGCCAGGGCTTCCTGGCGAAACGCGCGCTCAAGGTCGACAGCGCGCTCTCGCTCGACAAGGCGAAGATCTGCGTCGAGACCGGCACCACGACGCAGCTCAATCTCGCCGACTTCTTCAAGGCCAACTCCATGACCTATGAGGAGAAGGCCTATCCGAGCGCGGCAGAAGCCTTCGCCGCCTTCGAGGGCGGGCAATGCGACGTGCTCACCCGCGACCAGTCGGCGCTGCATGGCGAGCGGCTGAGGCTCGCCAAGCCGGGCGATGCCGTCGTGCTGCCGGACGTCATCTCCAAGGAGCCGCTCGGGCCGGTCGTCCGTGCCGACGACTTCCCGTGGTTCAACGTGGTGAAATGGGTGAATTTCGCGGTGATCAATGCCGAGGAACTCGGCATCTCCGCCGCGAATATCGACGAGGCCCTGAAATCGCAGAAGCCCGACGTGCGCCGCTTCACCGGCGCCGAAGGCGGTTTCGGCAAGGCGATGGGTCTCGATGCCGACTGGGCCGTGCGCGCCGTCAAGGCCTCCGGGAACTACGCCGAGGTCTACGAGCGCAATCTCGGAACCGGGTCGAAGCTCGGCATCCCGCGCGGTCTTAACCAGCTCTGGAGCATGGGCGGCGTCCTCTACGCGCCGCCGCTGCGATAG
- a CDS encoding L,D-transpeptidase, translating to MTLSKTLAGLAMAAGLACLPLLTPSRDAQAQPRPPAGMKETMDIGDEPGRVSTEEVSITEGPYARQMVLFRSNEAPGTVVIHSGERFLYVVQGNGRALRYGIGVGREGFTWSGQVQVSRKSEWPDWRPPPEMLQRQPYLPRFMAGGPGNPMGARALYLGSTVFRVHGTNQPETIGQAISSGCFRLANGDIVDLYERVPVGTKVIIRHNATL from the coding sequence ATGACTCTTTCCAAGACCCTCGCCGGCCTGGCCATGGCCGCCGGACTCGCCTGCCTGCCGCTGCTCACCCCGTCCCGGGACGCCCAGGCGCAGCCACGTCCGCCCGCCGGCATGAAGGAGACCATGGATATCGGCGACGAGCCGGGCCGCGTCTCCACAGAGGAGGTCAGCATCACCGAAGGCCCCTATGCCCGGCAGATGGTGCTGTTCCGTTCGAACGAGGCGCCCGGCACCGTCGTGATCCATTCCGGCGAGCGCTTCCTCTATGTGGTCCAGGGCAACGGCCGCGCGCTGCGCTACGGCATCGGCGTCGGCCGCGAGGGCTTCACCTGGTCCGGCCAGGTCCAGGTCAGCCGCAAGTCGGAGTGGCCGGACTGGCGCCCGCCGCCGGAGATGCTGCAGCGCCAGCCCTATCTGCCGCGCTTCATGGCCGGCGGCCCCGGCAACCCGATGGGCGCCCGCGCGCTCTATCTGGGCTCGACCGTGTTCCGCGTTCACGGCACCAACCAGCCGGAGACGATCGGCCAGGCGATCTCGTCCGGCTGCTTCCGGCTCGCCAATGGCGACATCGTCGATCTCTACGAGCGGGTGCCGGTCGGCACCAAGGTCATCATCCGCCACAACGCCACGCTGTAA
- a CDS encoding conserved hypothetical protein (Evidence 4 : Unknown function but conserved in other organisms), with amino-acid sequence MRQTGLGAGRAGFRIGALGCGIALALALAGCGGGEGLSPVASVTESAPAPTGVTRDALIGRWGIASFHTEKDRKRTEAEARAQCKQPYVITKGPGDGVMMHVADDPKLYELRLKAGAGGRTFLGFEAPAGDPQDRELLSVKPNELVMRFVDPDAHRRYGTFIFSRCS; translated from the coding sequence ATGAGACAGACAGGGTTGGGGGCCGGCCGCGCCGGTTTCAGAATCGGCGCTCTGGGTTGCGGCATCGCGCTGGCGCTCGCTCTCGCCGGCTGCGGCGGCGGCGAGGGGCTGTCGCCCGTGGCAAGCGTCACGGAAAGCGCCCCGGCTCCGACGGGGGTCACCCGCGACGCGCTGATCGGCCGCTGGGGGATTGCCTCCTTCCACACCGAGAAGGACCGCAAGCGCACCGAGGCCGAGGCGCGGGCCCAGTGCAAGCAGCCCTATGTCATCACGAAAGGCCCCGGAGACGGCGTGATGATGCACGTCGCCGACGACCCCAAACTCTACGAGCTCAGGCTGAAGGCCGGTGCGGGCGGCAGGACTTTCCTCGGCTTCGAGGCTCCGGCCGGCGATCCGCAGGACCGCGAACTCCTCTCCGTCAAGCCGAACGAGCTGGTGATGCGCTTCGTCGATCCAGACGCGCACCGGCGCTACGGCACCTTCATCTTCAGTCGCTGCAGCTAA
- a CDS encoding conserved membrane hypothetical protein (Evidence 4 : Unknown function but conserved in other organisms), protein MTRWFYKELASLSGVGLALGTLLFAAALTPTLVPRSYLTQGVLAGLCFAVGYGLGVLSRQLWRYLELPEPSDRLRRPVNTAILLISALIALLFLWKAADWQNSVRAAVSLPLLPSSHPTKLCLVAIATFVLALILARLFGRLGVWLADLVRRYIPRRLANIIGFGLAALLFWSVASNVLARAVFRVLDSSYRERDALFEPERPQPTDPRKTGSPASLVNWRELGRAGREFIARGPSAERISAQTGHPAQEPIRVYVGLRGGDSPEARARLALEELKRAGGFTRSTLVIITPTGTGWVDPSAMDSVEYLRDGDIASVAVQYSYLSSPLSLLTQPEYGSETARALFREIYRYWTALPHDKRPKLYLHGLSLGAMNSEKSAELFEMIGDPIDGALWSGPPFESRVWRSISEGRNPGSPQWLPEFRDGRIVRFMNQNGPTVPPDRPWGPMRLVYLQYASDAITFFDYRDAYRQPDWMKAPRGPDVSPELRWYPIVTMLQLALDMAVATGTPMGYGHVYAPEHYIEGWAAVLGTGRWSAEEISALKRDLAARARASTGTKDPDGDAYDNRGG, encoded by the coding sequence GTGACGCGCTGGTTTTACAAGGAGTTGGCATCGCTTTCGGGCGTCGGCCTCGCGCTGGGCACCTTGCTGTTCGCGGCGGCGCTGACGCCGACGCTCGTGCCGCGCAGCTACCTGACGCAAGGGGTGCTGGCCGGCCTCTGCTTCGCCGTCGGCTACGGCCTCGGCGTGCTGTCGCGCCAGCTCTGGCGCTATCTCGAGCTGCCCGAGCCGTCAGACCGCCTGCGGCGGCCCGTCAACACCGCGATCCTGCTGATCTCCGCGCTGATCGCGCTCCTGTTCCTCTGGAAGGCCGCTGATTGGCAGAACTCGGTGCGGGCTGCCGTCAGCCTGCCGCTGCTGCCGAGCTCGCACCCCACCAAGCTCTGCCTCGTCGCCATCGCGACCTTCGTCCTGGCCCTGATCCTCGCGCGCCTGTTCGGGCGACTGGGCGTCTGGCTCGCCGATCTCGTCCGGCGATACATCCCCCGACGGCTCGCCAACATCATCGGGTTCGGCCTGGCGGCGCTGCTGTTCTGGTCCGTGGCGAGCAATGTCCTGGCGCGCGCGGTCTTCCGCGTGCTCGACTCCTCCTATCGCGAGCGCGACGCCCTGTTCGAACCAGAACGCCCGCAGCCGACCGATCCGCGCAAGACCGGCAGCCCGGCCTCGCTCGTCAACTGGCGCGAACTCGGCCGCGCCGGCCGCGAATTCATCGCCCGCGGACCGAGCGCCGAGCGGATCAGCGCCCAGACCGGACATCCGGCCCAGGAGCCGATCCGGGTCTATGTCGGCCTGCGTGGCGGCGATTCCCCGGAGGCTCGGGCACGGCTCGCGCTGGAGGAGCTCAAGCGCGCCGGTGGCTTCACGCGTTCGACGCTCGTCATCATCACGCCGACAGGCACCGGATGGGTCGATCCTTCGGCAATGGATTCGGTCGAGTATCTGCGCGACGGAGATATCGCCAGCGTTGCGGTGCAGTATTCTTATCTCAGCAGCCCGCTCTCGCTTCTCACCCAGCCGGAATACGGGTCCGAAACCGCCCGCGCCCTGTTCCGGGAAATCTATCGCTACTGGACCGCCCTGCCCCACGACAAGCGGCCGAAGCTCTATCTGCACGGTCTCAGCCTCGGGGCCATGAACTCCGAGAAATCCGCCGAGCTCTTCGAGATGATCGGCGACCCGATCGATGGCGCGCTCTGGAGCGGCCCGCCCTTCGAGAGCCGGGTGTGGCGCTCGATCAGCGAAGGCCGCAATCCGGGCTCGCCGCAATGGCTGCCCGAGTTCCGGGATGGGCGCATCGTGCGCTTCATGAACCAGAACGGCCCGACCGTCCCGCCCGATCGGCCCTGGGGGCCGATGCGGCTGGTCTATCTGCAATATGCGAGCGACGCGATCACCTTCTTCGACTACCGGGACGCCTATCGGCAGCCGGACTGGATGAAGGCTCCGCGCGGTCCCGACGTCTCGCCGGAACTGCGTTGGTACCCCATCGTCACGATGCTCCAGCTCGCCCTCGACATGGCGGTCGCGACCGGCACGCCGATGGGTTACGGCCATGTCTATGCGCCGGAACACTATATCGAGGGCTGGGCGGCCGTCCTCGGCACCGGGCGCTGGTCGGCCGAAGAGATTTCGGCCCTGAAGCGGGATCTGGCCGCCCGGGCCCGGGCCTCCACCGGCACGAAGGACCCCGACGGCGACGCCTATGACAATCGGGGTGGATAA
- a CDS encoding conserved hypothetical protein (Evidence 4 : Unknown function but conserved in other organisms) codes for MRPERVRRIQVPYTVSGLVRAPRAANDNAPTVRGGAMRRIVRRPLLVGMAAAALILALGWFASGGHAL; via the coding sequence ATGCGACCTGAGCGCGTGCGTCGTATCCAGGTTCCGTACACTGTTTCCGGGCTCGTTCGGGCGCCCCGGGCTGCGAACGACAATGCGCCGACTGTTCGCGGTGGAGCGATGCGCCGGATCGTCAGGCGGCCGCTCCTCGTCGGCATGGCCGCAGCGGCGCTGATCCTGGCTCTGGGCTGGTTCGCGAGCGGTGGCCACGCTCTCTGA
- a CDS encoding Undecaprenyl-phosphate glucose phosphotransferase, producing the protein MGVNDLRATLTVSRPCRQLRSYWLGPLTSASDGIVVAALVYLASTVYAALAWNTLTPDPSTAQLAAMLASLFVFINLMRRRYQIENYLSPRGQIVSAFGVWNITIAAFLGLIFLAKIADHYSRSVILATYLSGIPVIALSRSLIVRWIAAGSRSGRITAARAFLIGREENVMNFVARHKPWHAGFALVDVAFLKPDYAGNPAGLSADLAAAVANCRARRSDAVFITLPWSDQKTIEACVVAFANLPVAVHLAPEAIMERYESLHLVQAGSLSSFRLTRPPLSVTEIAVKRAFDIVAAAVGLALTMPLLVLVAALIRLDSPGPVLFRQRRYGFNQQAFRIFKFRTMTTLDDGPVIVQARSDDPRITRVGQVLRRYNLDELPQLLNVLAGDMSLVGPRPHALAHDVEFQRRIANYARRHNVKPGITGWAQVHGLRGETDTDEKMAKRVAYDHWYIDHWSFWLDIAILLRTVFSRQTLLNAR; encoded by the coding sequence ATGGGCGTCAACGATCTGCGCGCGACACTGACGGTGTCCAGGCCCTGCCGGCAGCTCCGGAGCTACTGGCTCGGGCCACTGACGTCGGCCAGCGATGGAATCGTGGTCGCGGCCCTCGTCTACCTCGCCTCGACGGTCTATGCCGCCCTCGCCTGGAACACGCTGACGCCCGATCCCTCGACCGCGCAACTGGCCGCGATGCTGGCCAGCCTGTTCGTCTTCATCAACCTGATGCGCAGGCGCTACCAGATCGAAAACTATCTCTCCCCACGCGGGCAGATCGTCTCGGCCTTCGGCGTCTGGAACATCACCATCGCGGCCTTTCTCGGCCTGATCTTCCTCGCCAAGATCGCCGACCATTATTCGCGAAGCGTCATCCTCGCGACGTATCTCTCCGGCATCCCGGTCATCGCCCTGTCGCGCTCGCTGATCGTTCGCTGGATCGCCGCCGGCAGCAGGTCCGGCCGGATCACCGCCGCCCGCGCCTTCCTGATCGGCCGGGAAGAGAACGTCATGAATTTCGTGGCGCGGCACAAGCCCTGGCACGCCGGTTTCGCGCTCGTCGATGTCGCCTTCCTGAAGCCGGACTACGCCGGCAACCCGGCGGGGCTGTCGGCCGATCTCGCAGCCGCCGTCGCCAATTGCCGCGCGCGGCGCTCGGACGCCGTCTTCATCACCCTGCCCTGGTCGGACCAGAAGACGATCGAGGCCTGCGTGGTCGCCTTCGCCAACCTGCCGGTCGCCGTCCATCTGGCGCCCGAGGCGATCATGGAGCGCTACGAGAGCCTGCACCTCGTTCAGGCAGGCTCGCTGTCCAGTTTCCGGCTGACGCGCCCGCCGCTTTCGGTGACGGAAATCGCGGTGAAGCGCGCTTTCGACATCGTCGCCGCGGCCGTCGGCCTCGCCCTGACCATGCCGCTGCTCGTGCTCGTCGCGGCCCTGATCCGTCTCGACTCGCCGGGACCTGTCCTCTTCCGTCAGCGGCGCTACGGCTTCAATCAGCAGGCCTTCCGGATCTTCAAGTTCCGGACCATGACCACTCTGGACGACGGTCCGGTCATCGTTCAGGCGCGGAGCGATGATCCGCGCATCACCCGGGTCGGCCAGGTGCTGCGCCGCTACAATCTGGACGAGCTGCCGCAGCTCTTGAACGTGCTCGCCGGCGACATGTCTCTGGTCGGTCCGCGCCCGCACGCGCTCGCCCACGACGTCGAATTCCAGCGCCGGATCGCCAATTACGCCCGCCGTCACAACGTCAAGCCCGGCATCACCGGCTGGGCGCAGGTGCATGGCCTCAGGGGCGAAACCGACACCGACGAGAAAATGGCCAAGCGCGTCGCCTATGACCACTGGTATATCGACCACTGGTCGTTCTGGCTCGACATCGCGATCCTTTTGAGGACCGTCTTCAGCCGGCAAACCCTCCTCAACGCCCGTTGA
- a CDS encoding hypothetical protein (Evidence 5 : Unknown function) produces the protein MAADPGSHPPRPAARRPRENTRRPLRIHPRHRRRACGAALFRYRPPSPRACCPIPCGRTAKQPAAAQLIGFADICLPNASFRLTLPGHARCHLAFIADLLAKPCSKTEQRAAQIGSKAGTRWASTICARH, from the coding sequence ATGGCTGCAGACCCTGGAAGCCACCCGCCACGGCCTGCCGCGCGACGCCCTCGTGAAAATACTCGGCGCCCTCTTCGGATCCACCCTCGCCATCGCCGCCGAGCATGTGGCGCAGCGCTATTTCGATACCGGCCGCCCTCCCCACGCGCCTGCTGCCCCATCCCCTGCGGACGCACCGCAAAGCAGCCAGCCGCAGCGCAGCTGATCGGTTTCGCCGATATTTGCCTCCCGAATGCCTCGTTCCGGCTCACGCTGCCGGGGCATGCTCGTTGCCACTTAGCCTTCATCGCAGACCTGCTGGCGAAGCCTTGTTCCAAAACGGAACAGAGAGCGGCGCAGATTGGTTCGAAGGCTGGAACAAGATGGGCGTCAACGATCTGCGCGCGACACTGA